Genomic DNA from Halomonas sp. BDJS001:
AGAGCAAGGCGGCGCTTTTCAACTGGCGTTACGCAAGCCGTGTAAGCGCTGCAAAATCACCACCATTGATCAGCATACGGCCGCAGTGCCTGCCCCGGCTGAACCGCTAAAAACCTTGATTGAACTCAATACGCAACCCAGCCTTAAAGGCGCGCATTTTGGCCAAATGCCACGCTGCTTGAAGGTGCCGGCAGTGTTATTCGTGTGGGGGATAGGCTGGCGGCGGTGCCTCGCGACGCTTAATGCGCAGCAGGTTAGTGGCAATTGCCGTGCCGATCAGGGTTATCACCATACCGGCGATAATTTGCAGGTTGAGCGTTTCGCCAAGCAGCAAATAGCCCCATATCAGCGCGCTCACTGGCACCAGAAAGGTGACCGTTGAGGTCGCAGTGGCGCCCGCGTTGGCAAGTAAGCCAAAGTAGAGCAGAAAAGCCAGTGTGGTGCTAAGCGCAGCCAAGGCCAAGGCATTGCCCCACGCCAGTGGGCTAATGGGGTCACTCGGCCACAACAATATGCCGGGAATCAGCAGCACCAGCGCCGACATGGCGCTGCTGCCTGCGGCCAGTACACGGGTGGGTAGATGGCCAAGGCGCGTTTTTGAGTAGTTGCCTGCAATACCGTAGCAAAATGTAGCGCCTAAAACGGCCAAAATAAACCAGCCGTCGCCGCCCAGGGCAAAATCAAGCCGATCGGCCGAGAGCACGTAAACACCCAGGAGTGCCAAGGCAAGTCCTAGGTACTGCTGGCGCAGTATTGCGGTAGCGAAGAACAGCGCGCCAAGCAGCGCAGTAAAAATCGGCGTGGTGGCATTAATCAGCGAGGTAAAGCCCGCTTCAAGGCGTGTAGTGGCAAGTGCCAGTAGTGAAAAAGGCAGTACGTGATTGACCACCCCTAAAAAAAGCAGCGACCCCTTGTGCAGCCAGATGAGTCTTAGGTAGTGCAGGCTGATCAACAGCGGCATCAATAGCAGCGCACCAATGCCCATGCGCACTAGCACTAACGGCACTGCACCAAACTCGGGGGCGGCCACGCGCATAAAGATAAATGACAGGCCCCATAG
This window encodes:
- a CDS encoding DMT family transporter produces the protein MSSADALRLILLSSLWGLSFIFMRVAAPEFGAVPLVLVRMGIGALLLMPLLISLHYLRLIWLHKGSLLFLGVVNHVLPFSLLALATTRLEAGFTSLINATTPIFTALLGALFFATAILRQQYLGLALALLGVYVLSADRLDFALGGDGWFILAVLGATFCYGIAGNYSKTRLGHLPTRVLAAGSSAMSALVLLIPGILLWPSDPISPLAWGNALALAALSTTLAFLLYFGLLANAGATATSTVTFLVPVSALIWGYLLLGETLNLQIIAGMVITLIGTAIATNLLRIKRREAPPPAYPPHE